A genomic region of Miscanthus floridulus cultivar M001 chromosome 3, ASM1932011v1, whole genome shotgun sequence contains the following coding sequences:
- the LOC136545668 gene encoding NDR1/HIN1-like protein 10: protein MGKLGECWDDCCDKWNEWKYCLLCAGIVVAVVLFAVLLAAYGFVRHLDVSVDDASLTRFELSTSPPALTSLSYNLSLTLVIRNPNWAMSLKNTKPLEAQYKFDDQAFDRFQLADKGGKHPAGKTRVYHLSPAGTTRAVMLGNAGEAEFRKENATGVFEVEVAVAGEVRYTARYTKCKVEASCPLKLQLAPPGTAAVVFQKVKCKLTKPEKNC, encoded by the coding sequence ATGGGGAAGCTGGGCGAGTGCTGGGACGACTGCTGCGACAAGTGGAACGAGTGGAAGTACTGCCTGCTCTGCGCCGGCATCGTGGTCGCCGTCGTGCTCTTCGCCGTGCTCCTCGCCGCCTACGGCTTCGTCCGCCACCTCGACGTCTCCGTCGACGACGCCTCGCTGACGCGGTTCGAGCTGTCGACCTCGCCGCCGGCGCTGACGTCGCTGTCGTACAACCTGTCCCTCACCCTGGTGATCCGCAACCCGAACTGGGCGATGAGTCTCAAGAACACCAAGCCGCTGGAGGCGCAGTACAAGTTCGACGACCAGGCGTTCGACCGGTTCCAGCTCGCCGACAAGGGCGGCAAGCACCCCGCGGGGAAGACCCGCGTTTACCACCTGTCCCCCGCGGGCACCACGAGGGCCGTCATGCTGGGCAACGCCGGCGAGGCCGAGTTCCGGAAGGAGAACGCCACGGGGGTGTTCGAGGTGGAGGTGGCGGTCGCCGGGGAGGTCCGGTACACGGCGCGCTACACCAAGTGCAAGGTCGAGGCATCGTGCCCGCTCAAGCTGCAGCTCGCGCCGCCGGGCACCGCCGCCGTCGTGTTCCAGAAGGTCAAGTGCAAGCTCACCAAGCCGGAGAAGAACTGCTAG
- the LOC136545667 gene encoding uncharacterized protein gives MNTRPVVLVLLLLVLVITSQFEWKQQIGEAAEADPATARRRQQLLAREDAVKEKIILSQEKNIQQLNQLIESLQRQLLHCRGSNNTVHAATAAAAAAAATEVSEVEGHEIIEDENRR, from the exons ATGAATACGAGGCCCGTGGTGCTCGTCCTCCTCCTGCTCGTGCTCGTCATCACGTCGCAGTTCGAGTGGAAGCAGCAGATCGGGGAGGCCGCGGAGGCCGACCCGGCCACCGCCCGCCGCCGGCAGCAGCTGCTCGCCAGGGAGGACGCCGTCAAGGAAAAG ATTATATTATCTCAGGAGAAAAATATTCAACAGCTTAACCAGCTTATCGAGAGCCTTCAGCGCCAGCTACTGCACTGCCGTGGTAGCAATAACACTGTtcatgctgctactgctgctgctgctgctgctgctgccacagAAGTAAGTGAAGTCGAGGGGCATGAGATCATTGAAGATGAGAATAGACGATGA